From one Streptomyces mobaraensis genomic stretch:
- a CDS encoding tetratricopeptide repeat protein, with translation MTSAGDGRQIPGEGHQEVRAVGGFAYGAVGADIHVFGDGSPLYLLLRHPEIVAQGSDWLRAQPSRMLDARLEVVEFTGREDEWAQLIAWRDSSDRLAVRWLHGAGGQGKTRLAARLAADGEESGWLVVHAVHGTDTHPPTEGSHDLRVRGHRGVLLLADYADRWPLGHWNWLFRNSLMRQSVPVRVLLSARSAHGWPALRGVLNRLRLGAETSDQFLAPLLGEHGFRDRLFRVARDCFARHYPDRAPGAAACSVDLAHPDFGLTLAVHMAALVAVDARAYGRTPPTDMLGLTGYLLDREQENWRQLYENRACGLDFRTPDQVLGRAVFTAILAGPLRRERAEELLEALMFERPGRVLSDHAVCYPSTRSESADVLEPLLPDRLAEDFLALTVPGSPVSGHPTDPWSVTAAHTVVERRRGQPVPWTGRAVSFLAAVTERWPHVGERVLYPLLLREPSLAIAGGSAALSSLARIEGADPGVLAAVYECVRRSQAAEAAVGGGDLGERMVADRLAAVGDEETRAALLLELAERRGAAGRWEEGKDAAEESVVLLRRLAHTMPEHEYALTVALHQLGVQLTTTHRYADARRVLEEALALCRPKAALEPQSATLLPHLLHVLAQTFWATDDIDQALALTQEARRLYDDLFHRDPSGWVCNLSLQSRLLSDQGALLARIGRLQEALELAEGAVVLARLFPLLQPDAVPQSLARALLTVGKLQYETGRLADAAQLVAEAVRLYRQLARVHPGGYRRELTSAVATLAGMLAEAGRHVEARIAAEEAIALREQGESQGDHYAAGWVTALYLVRHSEGPEERLPWGTEQEIGEAAERLVRSEEWPALWELTCSVPILDAIQLVHRFPGGCWQPPDATGRALMRRLASVDRRSVEAFTEICALAGTRQLPLAMDSTCHLAFAFGRPWMTCTAYGEDGLRMASVDLTTGRRQQVYQGGAYHEAVVCMGDDGVVAVRHAERNGSVPGELVRYVNGTAQVIASGAALYGAAGAATADGFLIGSRLVPTVLVGTSDGLYEADLFSIGLSRGDRLAVDPTGTRVAFAHGDRFVVTDTLMRSVYAQAVVRPHQGEITGLVMPAPDEVLTTDADGRMCRWQSVGDECHLIASAEQAPELIDLFTLTGWRIVGGWALREGMPFFLDSSTLVPVAPPRLVKDFLTELQDITVSPDRRYLVHSKGVYPSSSDGCHPQAVITVHDLEHPTAWPHRPLASLTERDRAALDVLEAPSPELRDLLNLMRAAAAYRSERANTTA, from the coding sequence GTGACCTCGGCCGGCGACGGCCGGCAGATACCGGGTGAGGGGCACCAGGAGGTTCGAGCGGTCGGTGGTTTCGCGTACGGTGCTGTGGGCGCGGACATCCATGTATTCGGCGACGGTAGTCCTCTCTACCTGCTTCTCCGGCATCCGGAAATTGTCGCTCAGGGCTCCGACTGGCTGCGGGCGCAGCCGAGCCGGATGTTGGACGCCCGGCTTGAGGTAGTCGAATTCACCGGCAGAGAAGACGAATGGGCCCAACTGATCGCCTGGCGGGATTCCTCGGACCGGCTGGCGGTGCGCTGGTTGCACGGCGCCGGCGGGCAGGGCAAGACGCGGCTGGCGGCCCGGCTCGCCGCCGATGGCGAGGAATCCGGATGGCTCGTGGTCCATGCGGTACACGGAACCGACACCCATCCGCCGACTGAGGGCAGCCATGATCTGCGCGTGCGCGGTCACCGGGGAGTGCTTCTGCTCGCGGACTACGCCGACCGGTGGCCCCTAGGGCACTGGAACTGGCTTTTCCGAAACAGTCTGATGCGTCAATCGGTACCGGTCCGGGTGCTGCTGTCGGCTCGGTCGGCACACGGTTGGCCGGCCTTGCGCGGGGTGCTGAACCGGCTGCGTCTGGGGGCGGAAACCTCGGACCAGTTCCTCGCGCCACTGCTGGGAGAGCATGGATTCCGGGACCGGCTGTTCCGTGTTGCGCGCGACTGCTTCGCCCGCCACTATCCGGACCGGGCGCCGGGTGCCGCCGCGTGCTCGGTGGATCTGGCCCACCCGGACTTCGGTCTGACCCTTGCGGTACACATGGCCGCCCTGGTGGCGGTGGACGCCCGGGCATATGGACGTACGCCGCCGACTGACATGCTCGGCCTCACCGGCTACCTGCTTGACCGGGAGCAGGAGAACTGGAGGCAACTGTACGAGAATCGCGCGTGCGGCCTGGATTTCCGTACACCGGACCAGGTACTGGGCCGTGCGGTGTTCACCGCGATCCTCGCCGGTCCGCTACGGCGTGAGCGTGCGGAAGAACTGCTGGAAGCGCTGATGTTCGAGAGACCGGGCCGAGTGCTCAGCGATCACGCCGTCTGCTACCCCTCCACGCGGTCCGAAAGCGCTGACGTTCTGGAACCCCTGCTGCCGGATCGGCTGGCTGAGGACTTCCTCGCGCTCACCGTGCCGGGAAGCCCCGTCTCGGGACACCCCACCGACCCGTGGTCGGTCACCGCGGCCCACACCGTTGTCGAAAGGCGCCGTGGTCAGCCCGTGCCTTGGACCGGGCGCGCTGTCTCCTTCCTCGCCGCGGTCACCGAACGCTGGCCGCACGTAGGCGAACGAGTGCTGTATCCGCTGCTTTTGCGGGAACCTTCGCTTGCCATAGCCGGGGGAAGTGCGGCGCTTTCCTCGCTGGCCAGGATCGAGGGCGCCGACCCGGGAGTTCTCGCGGCCGTCTACGAGTGCGTACGGCGCAGTCAAGCGGCCGAAGCCGCCGTAGGCGGCGGCGACCTCGGTGAGCGGATGGTGGCCGACCGACTGGCGGCCGTCGGTGACGAGGAGACTCGGGCCGCGCTGCTCCTCGAACTCGCCGAACGGCGTGGCGCGGCCGGCCGGTGGGAGGAAGGCAAGGACGCCGCCGAGGAATCCGTCGTCCTGCTCCGTCGGCTGGCTCATACTATGCCCGAGCACGAATATGCACTGACAGTGGCTCTTCACCAGTTGGGTGTCCAATTAACGACCACCCATCGGTATGCTGACGCCCGTCGTGTGCTGGAGGAGGCATTGGCCCTTTGCCGCCCCAAGGCGGCTCTGGAACCCCAGTCGGCCACGCTCCTGCCCCACTTGCTGCATGTGCTGGCCCAGACGTTCTGGGCGACCGACGACATCGACCAGGCGTTGGCCCTGACACAAGAAGCCCGCCGGCTGTACGATGACCTGTTCCACCGTGATCCGTCGGGATGGGTGTGTAATCTGAGTTTGCAGTCGCGGTTGTTGAGCGACCAGGGGGCGTTGCTGGCTCGAATCGGCCGCCTGCAAGAGGCCCTGGAGCTGGCCGAGGGAGCGGTAGTCCTCGCTCGCTTGTTCCCGCTGCTGCAACCCGACGCAGTCCCTCAGAGCTTGGCCCGCGCACTCCTGACGGTGGGCAAGCTGCAATATGAGACCGGCCGGTTGGCGGACGCCGCGCAGCTTGTGGCGGAGGCTGTCCGTCTCTACCGGCAACTGGCCCGAGTGCACCCCGGCGGCTATCGGCGGGAACTCACGAGTGCCGTGGCCACTTTGGCAGGGATGCTCGCGGAGGCTGGACGGCACGTCGAGGCGCGCATTGCCGCAGAGGAAGCGATCGCGCTCCGCGAGCAAGGGGAATCTCAGGGTGATCACTATGCCGCGGGTTGGGTAACGGCCCTGTACTTGGTGCGTCACTCGGAAGGCCCTGAAGAGAGGCTGCCCTGGGGCACCGAGCAGGAGATCGGCGAGGCGGCGGAGCGGCTCGTCCGAAGCGAGGAGTGGCCAGCGTTATGGGAGTTGACCTGTTCTGTTCCCATCCTGGATGCCATACAGCTGGTGCACCGGTTCCCCGGAGGGTGCTGGCAACCCCCGGACGCGACCGGGCGGGCGCTGATGCGACGACTGGCCTCGGTCGACCGGCGTTCGGTCGAAGCGTTCACCGAAATCTGCGCCCTGGCCGGGACTCGACAGCTTCCACTGGCCATGGATTCGACATGCCATCTCGCCTTCGCATTCGGACGACCGTGGATGACGTGCACCGCCTATGGCGAAGACGGTCTGCGGATGGCGTCGGTGGACCTGACCACCGGGCGAAGGCAGCAGGTGTACCAGGGCGGGGCGTACCACGAAGCTGTCGTCTGCATGGGGGACGACGGCGTTGTGGCAGTGCGTCATGCGGAACGCAACGGCAGCGTCCCGGGTGAATTGGTGCGGTACGTCAACGGGACGGCACAGGTCATAGCCTCCGGGGCCGCCCTGTACGGCGCGGCGGGTGCGGCCACCGCCGACGGGTTCCTGATCGGATCGCGTTTGGTTCCCACTGTGCTGGTGGGTACCAGCGACGGGCTGTACGAGGCCGATCTGTTCTCGATCGGCCTCTCCCGTGGCGACCGCTTGGCAGTCGACCCGACCGGTACTCGGGTCGCCTTCGCCCACGGCGATCGGTTCGTGGTCACGGATACCTTGATGCGGTCTGTTTACGCACAGGCTGTCGTCCGACCCCACCAGGGCGAGATCACCGGCCTGGTGATGCCGGCCCCCGACGAGGTGCTCACCACGGACGCTGACGGTCGGATGTGCCGCTGGCAGTCGGTCGGCGACGAGTGTCATCTGATCGCTTCTGCCGAGCAGGCGCCTGAGCTCATTGACCTCTTCACCCTGACGGGGTGGCGAATCGTCGGCGGGTGGGCTCTGAGGGAGGGCATGCCTTTCTTCCTCGACAGCTCCACCTTGGTGCCAGTGGCCCCGCCCCGGCTCGTCAAGGACTTTCTCACCGAGTTGCAGGACATCACGGTGTCACCGGACAGACGGTATCTCGTCCACAGTAAAGGCGTGTATCCCAGCTCATCAGACGGTTGTCACCCCCAAGCCGTCATCACCGTTCACGACCTGGAGCACCCGACAGCCTGGCCGCACCGTCCGCTTGCATCGCTGACTGAGCGGGATCGGGCAGCGCTGGACGTTCTCGAAGCGCCTTCACCCGAATTGCGTGACTTACTCAACCTTATGCGTGCGGCGGCCGCCTATCGGTCCGAGCGAGCGAACACGACTGCGTGA
- a CDS encoding phosphoribosyltransferase has product MRFDDRVDAGRRLAERLEHLRGDDPVVLGLPRGGVPVAYQVARALRAPLDVILVRKLGVPSHRELGFGALGEGGVRVVRDDIMRMGRVDEDDLVEVQRAEERHLREQADRFRGGRPRVPLEGRTAVVVDDGIATGSTAVAACRVARALGARRVVLAVPVTSPDAVESLRGEADELVYLSAPAGFSAVGEWYRDFSQTEDEEVVALLRHDTSAPPHTGAHIHGPAPVKLPVDDRTVTLDGDLTMPPGAPAVVLFAHGSGSSRHSPRNRAVAGVLNRAGLGTLLFDLLTPEEAEDRAKVFDIGPLAGRLGQVTEWMRRESVPLCYFGASTGAAAALWAAAEEGREGPAAVVSRGGRPDLAMDRLEAVRAPTLFLVGGLDQAVLDLNRQAAARLRCENRLVVVDGATHLFEEPGALDTVAELACEWFTDHVAPTP; this is encoded by the coding sequence ATGCGATTCGACGACCGAGTGGACGCGGGCCGGCGGCTGGCCGAGCGGCTGGAGCACCTGCGCGGAGACGATCCCGTCGTGCTGGGCCTCCCGCGCGGCGGTGTGCCGGTGGCCTACCAGGTGGCCCGGGCGCTGCGGGCGCCGCTGGACGTGATCCTGGTGCGCAAGCTGGGTGTTCCCTCGCACCGGGAGCTGGGTTTCGGGGCGCTCGGCGAGGGTGGCGTGCGGGTGGTGCGCGACGACATCATGCGGATGGGGCGGGTGGACGAGGACGACCTGGTGGAGGTCCAGCGGGCCGAGGAGCGCCACCTGCGGGAGCAGGCCGACCGTTTCCGCGGCGGGCGGCCGCGGGTGCCGCTGGAGGGCCGGACGGCGGTGGTGGTGGACGACGGGATCGCCACCGGTTCCACGGCCGTCGCGGCGTGCCGGGTGGCGCGGGCCCTGGGTGCCCGTCGGGTGGTCCTGGCCGTACCCGTGACCTCGCCGGACGCGGTGGAGTCGCTGCGCGGCGAGGCGGACGAGCTGGTGTACCTGTCCGCGCCGGCCGGGTTCTCGGCGGTGGGCGAGTGGTACCGGGACTTCTCGCAGACGGAGGACGAGGAGGTCGTGGCCCTGCTGCGGCACGACACGTCCGCGCCGCCCCACACCGGGGCGCACATCCACGGCCCGGCCCCGGTGAAGCTGCCGGTGGACGACCGTACGGTCACCCTGGACGGCGACCTGACGATGCCGCCGGGCGCGCCGGCGGTCGTCCTGTTCGCGCACGGCAGCGGCAGCAGCCGGCACAGTCCGCGCAACCGTGCCGTGGCCGGGGTGCTGAACCGGGCGGGTCTGGGGACGCTGCTGTTCGACCTGCTGACGCCGGAGGAGGCGGAGGACCGGGCGAAGGTCTTCGACATCGGTCCGCTGGCCGGGCGGCTGGGGCAGGTGACGGAGTGGATGCGCCGTGAGTCCGTCCCGCTGTGCTACTTCGGCGCGAGCACCGGTGCGGCGGCGGCCTTGTGGGCGGCGGCCGAGGAGGGCCGGGAGGGCCCGGCGGCCGTGGTGTCCCGGGGCGGCCGGCCGGACCTGGCCATGGACCGCCTGGAGGCCGTCCGGGCGCCGACGCTGTTCCTGGTGGGCGGCCTGGACCAGGCCGTCCTGGATCTGAACCGGCAGGCGGCGGCGCGGCTGCGCTGCGAGAACCGGCTGGTGGTCGTGGACGGCGCCACCCACCTGTTCGAGGAGCCGGGCGCCCTGGACACGGTGGCCGAGCTGGCGTGCGAGTGGTTCACGGACCACGTCGCGCCGACGCCCTGA
- a CDS encoding DUF72 domain-containing protein yields the protein MPLLVGTSGWQYADWRGGLYPDGLPQRLWLEEYVRHFATVENNNAFYRLPSPDTFADWRDRTPDGFVMAVKASRFLTHIKRLRDPAEPVARLMRHAAGLGDRLGPVLLQLPPTLRADLTTLDAALAEFPSGVRVAVEPRHPSWWTGEVRAVLERRGAALCWADAGSRPAGPLWRTAGWGYLRFHGGRARPWPRYGRQALATWAARVADTWPRQADVYAYFNNDPGGAAVVDAGVFARAAVRAGLDVVSVPPAPAVTPPARRSPPARVRRAP from the coding sequence ATGCCCCTCCTCGTCGGAACCTCCGGCTGGCAGTACGCCGACTGGCGCGGCGGCCTCTACCCGGACGGACTGCCCCAGCGGCTGTGGCTGGAGGAGTACGTCCGCCACTTCGCCACCGTCGAGAACAACAACGCCTTCTACCGGCTGCCCTCCCCGGACACCTTCGCCGACTGGCGCGACCGCACGCCCGACGGGTTCGTGATGGCCGTCAAGGCCAGCCGTTTCCTCACCCACATCAAGCGGCTCCGCGACCCGGCCGAGCCCGTCGCCCGGCTGATGCGGCACGCGGCGGGCCTGGGTGACCGGCTCGGACCTGTCCTGCTCCAACTGCCGCCCACCCTGCGCGCCGACCTCACGACGCTGGACGCCGCCCTCGCCGAGTTCCCGTCCGGCGTCCGCGTGGCCGTCGAGCCCCGCCACCCCTCCTGGTGGACGGGCGAGGTACGGGCCGTCCTCGAACGCCGCGGCGCGGCCCTGTGCTGGGCCGACGCCGGGTCCCGGCCCGCCGGGCCGCTGTGGCGCACCGCCGGCTGGGGCTATCTGCGCTTCCACGGCGGCCGGGCCCGGCCCTGGCCGCGCTACGGCCGCCAGGCCCTCGCCACGTGGGCCGCACGGGTGGCGGACACCTGGCCCCGACAGGCCGACGTCTACGCCTACTTCAACAACGACCCGGGCGGAGCCGCCGTCGTCGACGCCGGGGTCTTCGCGCGCGCGGCCGTACGCGCCGGGCTGGACGTGGTGAGCGTCCCGCCCGCCCCGGCCGTCACCCCGCCCGCGCGACGATCCCCGCCAGCGCGCGTTCGGCGAGCGCCGTGA
- a CDS encoding tetratricopeptide repeat protein translates to MIDEGDEGVALELSAEFFQRLRGSVAEAAGRKGPDHVDVLSLRANQVMFHLMAASALRSRGDDAEDLLEAVVRELQAILAGYEAALGPESVQTLMVCTQLAGACHAAARNAEAISYYERALTGYERKLGRDATETLTTLHDLAKVCRAEGQTERAVALLEEAVAGSRRSLGPECEESRERAMQLFTAYLDARRYPEALALGRQLLGEHERYFGADHLRTFAFMSDLGVAHHEAGDPQRALEWYERALAGIVPFCGPDHSVVVAVRRDLAVAYLDVARPADAIEPLLANLDTYQRLQHPDHAVIHDTRHRLARAYRQAGQHAEAAAAFERLLTDFLRVNGVDHPAVPDLRAEAERAWSDADARR, encoded by the coding sequence GTGATCGATGAGGGAGATGAAGGTGTCGCCCTTGAACTGAGCGCCGAATTTTTTCAGCGTCTTCGAGGATCCGTTGCGGAGGCGGCCGGGCGGAAGGGACCCGACCATGTGGACGTGCTGAGCCTGCGTGCCAACCAGGTGATGTTCCATTTGATGGCCGCCTCCGCACTGCGGTCCCGGGGTGATGACGCCGAGGATCTGCTCGAGGCCGTCGTTCGCGAGTTGCAGGCCATTCTGGCCGGGTACGAGGCCGCGCTCGGTCCGGAAAGTGTGCAGACCTTGATGGTCTGTACCCAGTTGGCTGGTGCCTGCCATGCCGCCGCACGCAATGCCGAGGCCATCTCGTACTACGAGCGGGCGTTGACCGGCTACGAGCGCAAGCTGGGCCGGGATGCCACGGAGACTCTGACCACCCTGCATGACTTGGCCAAGGTCTGCCGTGCCGAGGGGCAGACCGAGCGGGCTGTCGCATTGCTGGAGGAGGCCGTGGCGGGTAGTAGACGATCCTTGGGCCCGGAGTGCGAGGAAAGCAGGGAACGCGCAATGCAGCTGTTCACCGCCTACCTCGACGCCCGCCGCTATCCGGAGGCCCTCGCCCTCGGTCGGCAATTGCTCGGCGAGCACGAGCGCTACTTCGGTGCCGATCATCTGCGGACTTTTGCTTTCATGTCGGACTTGGGTGTCGCCCACCATGAGGCGGGAGATCCTCAGCGGGCCCTTGAGTGGTACGAACGAGCGCTTGCCGGGATCGTCCCGTTTTGCGGGCCAGATCACTCAGTGGTGGTCGCGGTACGAAGGGACCTTGCCGTGGCCTACCTTGACGTGGCGCGGCCTGCCGACGCGATTGAGCCGCTGCTCGCCAACCTGGACACGTACCAGCGCCTCCAGCACCCTGATCATGCCGTCATCCATGACACGCGCCACCGTTTGGCCCGCGCCTACCGACAGGCTGGGCAGCACGCGGAGGCGGCAGCGGCTTTCGAGCGGCTGCTCACCGACTTCCTGCGTGTCAACGGCGTAGACCATCCAGCGGTTCCCGACCTGCGTGCGGAGGCCGAACGGGCCTGGTCCGATGCCGACGCAAGGCGGTGA
- a CDS encoding HIT family protein, producing MREQQTTPKSPCVFCAIVTGEAPAHHVLADDAVVAFLDARPLFPGHVLVVPRRHVVTLTDVPEADVGPFFARVRRVAGAVERGMGAAGSFVAANNKVSQSVPHFHVHVVPRNRKDGLRGFFWPRTRYASEEEAAGVAERVRAALADGG from the coding sequence ATGCGGGAACAACAGACGACACCGAAATCGCCCTGCGTCTTCTGCGCGATCGTGACGGGTGAGGCGCCCGCCCACCACGTGCTGGCGGATGACGCGGTGGTGGCGTTCCTGGACGCCCGGCCGCTGTTCCCCGGGCACGTACTGGTGGTGCCCCGGCGGCACGTGGTGACCCTGACCGACGTGCCGGAGGCGGACGTGGGGCCGTTCTTCGCGCGGGTGCGGCGGGTCGCCGGGGCGGTGGAGCGCGGGATGGGCGCGGCCGGTTCGTTCGTCGCGGCGAACAACAAGGTGAGCCAGTCGGTGCCGCACTTCCATGTGCACGTCGTGCCGCGCAACCGGAAGGACGGGCTCCGAGGCTTCTTCTGGCCGCGTACGCGGTACGCGTCGGAGGAGGAGGCGGCGGGGGTCGCGGAGCGCGTCCGGGCGGCGCTGGCGGACGGCGGGTGA
- a CDS encoding GMC oxidoreductase, giving the protein MAGRSRREALSLAARTGLAALGAATLGSRATAAATRTDFRALVVGSGFGGAVAALRLGQAGVDTVVLERGREWPVAPARPLFGSASGVTDTMFWFRRTARYPGLLPVPVRPGPGILEVAEEPGLDIWCGAGVGGGSLVYTGVTVAPPRRCFERLYPSGLRYEEFARVWFPRARAMLGASPMPRDVYASGPFLHSRVWDRQVTRAGWRPERLDSTFDWEVVRGELAHRVPLSATAGESDFGCGNGAKKSLTRSYLPAALATGHVQLRPLHEVRSVGRRRDGRFRLEVRRLTPGGAVLGTEEFTCDLLFLAAGTLNTNRLLVAARDRGTLPDLPAAVGEGFGDNGDQVTVRSQPLVQHGATQGSPCASGVFVPDGLGLPLRAESWVLPGFHGLPAVVTLSMTADGDHRGAFRSDPRTGRVRLTGWGAGSAAAARAAEAFNRRVIAANPGTLPLTLSVPAFTAHPVGGCAIGRVTDPEGRVRGVPGLYVVDGSLLPGTVGGANPSLTVTALAERALAGIVARAG; this is encoded by the coding sequence ATGGCAGGACGAAGCCGCCGCGAGGCCCTGAGCCTCGCGGCCAGGACCGGCCTCGCAGCCCTGGGCGCGGCGACGCTGGGAAGCCGCGCCACCGCGGCGGCGACCCGCACGGACTTCCGCGCCCTGGTGGTCGGTTCGGGCTTCGGCGGAGCGGTCGCGGCGCTGCGCCTCGGGCAGGCGGGGGTGGACACGGTCGTGCTGGAACGCGGCCGGGAGTGGCCGGTCGCCCCGGCCCGCCCGCTGTTCGGATCGGCCAGCGGGGTGACGGACACGATGTTCTGGTTCCGCCGCACCGCCCGCTACCCAGGGCTGCTGCCCGTGCCGGTGCGCCCGGGCCCGGGGATCCTGGAGGTGGCGGAGGAGCCGGGGCTGGACATCTGGTGCGGGGCGGGCGTCGGCGGCGGGTCGCTGGTCTACACGGGGGTGACGGTGGCTCCGCCGCGCCGCTGCTTCGAGCGGCTCTACCCGTCCGGGCTGCGCTACGAGGAGTTCGCCCGCGTCTGGTTCCCCCGGGCGCGGGCGATGCTGGGCGCCTCGCCGATGCCCCGCGACGTCTACGCGTCCGGGCCGTTCCTCCACTCCCGGGTGTGGGACCGGCAGGTGACGCGGGCGGGGTGGCGACCGGAACGCCTCGACTCGACGTTCGACTGGGAGGTGGTGCGCGGGGAGCTGGCGCACCGGGTGCCGCTGTCCGCGACGGCAGGCGAATCGGACTTCGGCTGCGGCAACGGCGCGAAGAAGTCCCTGACGCGCAGCTACCTGCCCGCCGCCCTGGCCACGGGCCACGTCCAGCTGCGCCCGCTGCACGAGGTGCGTTCGGTGGGCCGGCGGCGGGACGGCCGCTTCCGCCTGGAGGTCCGCCGGCTGACGCCCGGCGGGGCGGTGCTGGGCACCGAGGAGTTCACCTGCGACCTGCTGTTCCTGGCCGCCGGGACGCTCAACACCAACCGGCTGCTGGTCGCCGCCCGCGACCGGGGCACCCTGCCCGATCTGCCGGCGGCCGTCGGCGAGGGCTTCGGCGACAACGGCGACCAGGTGACCGTCCGTTCGCAGCCGCTCGTCCAGCACGGGGCGACGCAGGGGTCACCGTGCGCGTCGGGCGTGTTCGTCCCGGACGGCCTCGGGCTGCCGCTGCGCGCGGAGAGCTGGGTGCTGCCCGGGTTCCACGGGCTGCCGGCGGTCGTCACCCTGAGCATGACGGCGGACGGCGACCACCGGGGCGCGTTCCGCTCCGACCCGCGGACCGGCCGGGTGCGGCTGACGGGCTGGGGCGCCGGTTCGGCGGCCGCGGCCCGCGCCGCCGAGGCGTTCAACCGGCGCGTCATCGCCGCCAACCCCGGCACCCTGCCGCTGACCCTGAGCGTCCCGGCCTTCACGGCGCACCCGGTGGGCGGGTGCGCGATCGGCCGGGTGACGGACCCGGAGGGGCGGGTCCGGGGCGTGCCGGGGCTGTACGTCGTCGACGGCTCGCTGCTGCCGGGGACGGTGGGCGGCGCCAACCCGTCGCTGACCGTCACGGCGCTCGCCGAACGCGCGCTGGCGGGGATCGTCGCGCGGGCGGGGTGA
- a CDS encoding restriction endonuclease — MTMPEPSVPRRGRTGRRTAFALALLAIVVCGVGLTLRTAAAHAGDHPAGALTALVALVALGGAGAAGLRGRYRPRGAFRAPAEDRGDRPGLVVEAVPPVDYAAMDAAEFEQAIAGLCARDGCTDVHVVGGAGDLGADVLATAPDGRRLVVQCKRYGPDHKVGSQDLQRFGGTCFTIHGAHIAALVTTSDFTGPALEYAARSGILCLDARALAAWSDGGAPPPWRQGEGFAEWDGPVVGGCS; from the coding sequence ATGACGATGCCCGAACCCTCCGTCCCTCGGCGGGGCCGCACCGGACGCCGGACCGCCTTCGCCCTCGCGCTGCTCGCCATCGTCGTCTGCGGCGTCGGCCTGACGCTGCGGACCGCCGCCGCCCACGCCGGCGACCATCCGGCCGGGGCCCTGACCGCCCTGGTCGCCCTGGTCGCGCTCGGGGGCGCCGGGGCGGCGGGCCTGCGTGGCCGGTACCGGCCACGCGGTGCGTTCAGGGCGCCGGCGGAGGACCGCGGGGATCGGCCGGGACTCGTGGTGGAAGCCGTTCCGCCGGTGGACTACGCCGCCATGGACGCCGCCGAGTTCGAGCAGGCGATCGCCGGACTGTGCGCACGCGACGGCTGCACGGACGTCCATGTGGTCGGCGGCGCGGGCGACCTCGGGGCCGACGTCCTCGCCACCGCGCCCGACGGGCGGCGCCTCGTCGTGCAGTGCAAGCGGTACGGGCCCGACCACAAGGTCGGCTCCCAGGATCTGCAACGCTTCGGCGGGACCTGCTTCACCATCCACGGCGCCCACATCGCGGCCCTCGTCACCACCAGCGACTTCACCGGACCCGCGCTCGAGTACGCCGCCCGCAGCGGCATCCTCTGCCTCGACGCGCGGGCCCTCGCCGCGTGGAGCGACGGCGGGGCGCCGCCGCCGTGGCGGCAGGGGGAAGGGTTCGCGGAGTGGGACGGGCCGGTGGTCGGAGGGTGCTCGTGA